A genomic segment from Leptolyngbya boryana PCC 6306 encodes:
- a CDS encoding PAS domain-containing sensor histidine kinase: MRETDQIQLQQRNAELEVLVAELRSQLQSQSVQELTKTPKAIAPSVSSVEAEFDLDTVRSLRYQITKLEHKIEQLQAEVSRRRREQESLRTSEQRYRSVVEAMHEAVMMLNAEGLIETCNASTEKILECAIDELIDRNILELGWEAIHEDGSAFDLETFPGLITAKTGIPCSEVILGLCKPEKQVTWISINSQPLFQPGQVLPYAVVVSFSDISLRRWIEEERHQLLAREQTARAEAELAREQINRVLQSITDGFVALDRSARFTYVNHAAAQILGKPARDLLGKVLWQEFPDFAETSFGQLYRRAMAEGVPLEIVDYYIPCQGWYSMRAYPAKSGVSLFFRNMTDSVETARERDQAQQALRCALQRLSFHVDNSPFAVIEWDQNLRITRWSREAEALLGWDASEVIGKQFGSWELVVPEDLGTVDRAIAQLLNGQTTRNVCTSRNVSKDGSIVPCEWYNSVLFDSSGELISVLSLILNVRERQQVEDERKAAAAELRESEERFRQLAENIEQIFWMYDVEQRKLIYISPGCQQVLGYDSQSCYEKPLSFWLNRGLPEDIPHLMKVSRQALRGKSAEATFQFQRPDQEKRWLLARAFPVRNQQGKVYRIAGIAEDITEAKHREAERQAQEQRLLLLESVVLNANDAIVITEAEPVEPPGPRIVFVNDAFTRMMGYEKHEVIGKTPRILQGPKTNWTVLKNLRSALKNWQPVITELINYHKDGSEVWIELSIFPVTDQTGHYTYWVGLQREITHRKQAEIEMRKALEKERELSELKSNFVTTVSHEFRTPLSTILSSADMLEFYAGNCSIDKQLEHIQRIQAASLNMKDLLSDILMLERADAKKVKFEPAPLNILSFCENLIDEMRLNDQAQHQIRFEPEADVSEIRGYMDAKLMRQIFTNLLSNALKYSPAESTITFRIRQDQTHVYFEVQDQGIGIPESDQVRLFEAFHRATNVGMISGNGLGLAIVKQSVEIHQGQIQLTSHENQGTMVQVMLPLRPQDTEILD, translated from the coding sequence ATGCGAGAAACTGACCAGATCCAGTTACAACAGCGCAATGCGGAACTCGAAGTACTCGTCGCCGAACTGCGATCGCAACTTCAATCCCAATCTGTGCAAGAACTGACGAAAACCCCCAAAGCAATCGCTCCTTCAGTGTCGAGCGTGGAGGCGGAATTTGATCTGGATACCGTGCGATCGCTGCGCTATCAAATCACCAAGCTCGAACATAAGATCGAACAACTTCAAGCTGAAGTCAGTCGTCGCCGTCGTGAGCAAGAAAGCCTCAGAACGAGCGAACAACGCTATCGATCCGTCGTAGAAGCGATGCATGAAGCTGTGATGATGCTCAATGCAGAAGGACTCATCGAAACTTGTAATGCCAGTACTGAGAAAATTTTGGAATGTGCGATCGATGAATTGATCGATCGCAATATTTTGGAGTTGGGCTGGGAAGCGATCCATGAAGATGGTTCTGCATTTGATCTCGAAACTTTTCCGGGTCTGATCACGGCAAAAACGGGGATTCCCTGCTCAGAAGTCATTCTGGGTCTCTGCAAACCTGAGAAACAGGTAACTTGGATTTCGATCAATTCTCAGCCGCTGTTTCAGCCTGGACAAGTTTTACCCTACGCGGTCGTTGTTTCTTTTTCAGATATTAGTCTGCGCCGCTGGATCGAAGAGGAGCGGCATCAACTGTTAGCCCGTGAGCAAACTGCCCGTGCTGAAGCAGAATTAGCCCGTGAACAGATTAACCGGGTTTTGCAGAGCATTACCGATGGATTTGTCGCGCTCGATCGCTCTGCTCGTTTTACCTATGTCAATCACGCTGCCGCACAGATCTTAGGGAAGCCTGCCCGAGATTTGCTCGGCAAAGTGCTTTGGCAGGAGTTTCCCGACTTTGCAGAAACGAGTTTTGGGCAACTCTATCGACGTGCGATGGCAGAAGGTGTCCCCCTCGAAATTGTCGATTACTATATCCCCTGTCAGGGCTGGTATTCAATGCGCGCCTATCCTGCTAAGTCTGGCGTGTCTTTATTTTTCCGCAATATGACCGATTCGGTCGAAACCGCAAGAGAGCGCGACCAAGCTCAGCAAGCGCTCAGATGTGCCTTACAGCGGTTATCCTTCCATGTGGATAATTCACCGTTTGCTGTCATTGAATGGGATCAAAATTTACGGATCACTCGCTGGTCACGCGAAGCCGAAGCCTTACTCGGATGGGATGCGTCTGAAGTGATTGGCAAACAGTTTGGAAGTTGGGAATTAGTCGTACCAGAGGATTTAGGCACGGTTGATCGCGCGATCGCGCAACTTCTCAACGGGCAGACGACTCGCAATGTTTGTACCAGCCGCAATGTCTCGAAAGATGGCTCGATCGTGCCCTGTGAATGGTATAACTCCGTCCTGTTTGATAGCTCAGGTGAGCTAATTTCAGTCTTGTCGCTGATTTTGAATGTGCGAGAGCGACAGCAAGTCGAAGATGAACGCAAAGCTGCGGCTGCGGAACTGCGAGAAAGTGAAGAACGATTCCGGCAGTTAGCTGAGAACATTGAACAGATCTTCTGGATGTACGATGTCGAGCAACGCAAGCTGATTTACATCAGTCCAGGATGTCAGCAAGTTTTGGGGTATGACAGTCAAAGCTGTTATGAGAAACCGTTAAGTTTTTGGCTCAATCGGGGGCTACCAGAAGATATCCCCCATCTGATGAAAGTCAGTCGGCAAGCACTCAGAGGCAAATCCGCAGAGGCAACATTTCAGTTCCAGCGCCCCGATCAAGAAAAGCGCTGGTTACTCGCACGTGCCTTTCCCGTGCGCAATCAGCAAGGCAAAGTCTATCGCATAGCGGGAATTGCAGAAGATATTACCGAAGCTAAGCATCGAGAAGCAGAGCGCCAAGCTCAAGAGCAGCGATTGTTACTTTTAGAGTCTGTCGTCTTAAATGCAAATGATGCGATCGTGATTACTGAAGCAGAACCCGTGGAGCCACCAGGTCCGAGAATTGTCTTTGTGAATGATGCCTTCACGCGCATGATGGGCTACGAGAAGCATGAGGTGATTGGCAAGACCCCTCGGATTTTGCAAGGTCCGAAAACGAATTGGACAGTCTTGAAGAATCTGCGATCCGCTTTAAAGAACTGGCAGCCTGTGATTACCGAACTGATCAACTATCACAAAGACGGGTCTGAAGTGTGGATCGAACTGAGTATTTTCCCAGTCACCGACCAAACCGGACATTACACTTATTGGGTCGGCTTGCAGCGTGAAATTACCCACCGCAAACAAGCTGAGATTGAAATGCGAAAAGCATTAGAAAAAGAACGCGAGCTAAGCGAACTGAAATCAAACTTTGTCACCACTGTTTCGCATGAGTTTCGTACGCCCTTGAGTACGATTCTTTCTTCGGCAGACATGCTGGAGTTTTATGCGGGAAATTGTTCGATCGATAAACAACTTGAACATATCCAGCGCATTCAAGCGGCATCTTTGAACATGAAAGACCTTCTCAGTGACATTCTGATGCTGGAGCGGGCTGATGCCAAGAAAGTCAAGTTTGAACCGGCTCCACTCAATATTTTGTCTTTTTGCGAGAACCTGATCGATGAAATGCGATTGAATGATCAAGCTCAGCACCAGATTAGGTTTGAACCGGAAGCGGATGTGTCAGAAATTCGCGGCTACATGGATGCGAAATTGATGCGGCAAATTTTTACCAATCTGCTTTCTAATGCGTTGAAATACTCTCCGGCTGAGTCCACCATCACATTCCGAATCCGACAAGATCAGACCCACGTTTACTTTGAAGTGCAAGATCAAGGCATTGGAATCCCGGAAAGTGATCAAGTGCGGCTCTTTGAAGCATTTCATCGAGCTACGAATGTCGGAATGATTTCTGGAAATGGATTAGGACTGGCGATCGTCAAACAATCAGTTGAAATTCATCAAGGGCAGATTCAATTAACGAGTCATGAAAATCAAGGAACAATGGTTCAAGTGATGTTGCCTCTGCGCCCTCAAGATACGGAAATTTTAGACTGA